In a single window of the Campylobacter fetus subsp. testudinum 03-427 genome:
- the astA gene encoding arylsulfate sulfotransferase (Pfam match to PF05935.7 Arylsulfotrans) — protein MKTKILSSILVAGLLLGVGATNALAIGGASGPVTYKSAGKIGAVKMNPYKMAPLTAVILNGGYDLSDAKVTVKAKGEKGIDISYDVSNSQLLTHGGIPVFGLYADYVNKVEVSYKRNGETMSETYSIYAPPVFMNVVGTNQTSILPKAEVVKMDPKFKNRLYFINHIVRASTPDSGQAVWNHPTGGAMEWDNEPYNWIVDANGDVRWYMKADEIRDPDNIYKKGNMMGFSQTKDGSLLWGMGQRYMKYDLLGRQIYDRKLPAGYIDFSHHIEEMPNGHILMRVASSDQKRSDGKNVRTVRDVIIEVDESGNVVDEWKLYKILDPYRDVNILALDQGAVCLNVDASKAGTTTDKEALEDPNAAFGDIAGVGAGRNWAHVNSVNYDPIDDSIVVSVRHQSAVVKITRDKKVKWILAPKAGWNKELATKLLTPVDKSGKKLDCDDNGVCENSDFDFTWTQHTAYKINEKSDKNKYALSVFDNGDARHNEQPAIATMKYSRAVEYAIDEKKMTVKQVWEYGKDRGFDWYSPITSVVEYQKDTDSMFVYSATAGLGKMLQKIGKTEPIINEIDYGTQKVGVEIKFTNMGLTIGYRALPISTKEAFSK, from the coding sequence ATGAAAACAAAAATATTAAGTTCGATTTTGGTAGCTGGATTACTTTTGGGCGTAGGTGCTACAAACGCTCTAGCTATCGGTGGAGCTAGCGGTCCAGTCACTTATAAATCAGCAGGAAAGATAGGCGCGGTAAAAATGAATCCATATAAAATGGCTCCGCTTACAGCAGTTATCTTAAATGGTGGATATGACTTGAGCGATGCTAAAGTTACGGTAAAAGCAAAAGGTGAAAAAGGTATAGATATAAGCTATGACGTTTCAAATTCACAGCTTCTAACTCACGGTGGAATTCCGGTATTTGGACTTTACGCAGACTATGTAAATAAAGTAGAAGTTTCATATAAAAGGAACGGTGAAACTATGAGTGAGACTTATAGTATCTATGCGCCTCCTGTATTTATGAATGTCGTAGGAACAAATCAAACAAGCATACTTCCTAAAGCCGAAGTAGTAAAGATGGATCCTAAATTTAAAAACAGACTGTATTTTATAAATCACATCGTAAGAGCTAGTACTCCTGATAGCGGACAAGCAGTTTGGAACCATCCAACTGGCGGTGCTATGGAATGGGACAATGAACCATATAACTGGATAGTAGATGCAAACGGTGATGTTAGATGGTATATGAAAGCAGATGAGATAAGAGATCCTGATAATATCTACAAAAAAGGTAATATGATGGGCTTTAGCCAAACCAAAGACGGTTCACTTCTTTGGGGAATGGGTCAAAGATATATGAAGTACGATCTTTTAGGAAGACAAATTTATGATAGAAAACTTCCTGCTGGTTATATAGACTTTTCTCATCACATAGAAGAGATGCCAAACGGTCATATACTTATGCGTGTTGCAAGTAGTGATCAAAAAAGAAGCGATGGTAAAAACGTAAGAACAGTAAGAGACGTGATCATAGAAGTAGATGAGAGTGGTAATGTAGTAGATGAGTGGAAACTTTATAAAATACTTGATCCTTATAGAGATGTAAATATCTTAGCTCTTGATCAAGGCGCAGTTTGCTTAAACGTAGATGCGAGCAAAGCAGGAACTACGACTGATAAAGAAGCTCTTGAAGATCCAAACGCGGCTTTTGGAGATATAGCAGGAGTTGGCGCAGGTAGAAACTGGGCTCACGTAAATAGTGTAAATTACGATCCAATCGATGATAGTATAGTAGTTTCAGTACGTCACCAAAGCGCGGTTGTAAAAATCACTCGCGATAAAAAAGTAAAATGGATACTAGCTCCAAAAGCGGGCTGGAACAAAGAGCTTGCAACTAAACTTTTAACTCCTGTTGATAAGAGTGGTAAAAAGTTAGATTGTGATGATAATGGAGTTTGCGAAAACAGCGATTTTGACTTTACTTGGACTCAACATACTGCTTATAAAATAAACGAAAAAAGCGATAAAAACAAGTACGCTTTAAGCGTTTTTGATAACGGTGATGCAAGACATAACGAACAACCAGCCATTGCTACTATGAAGTATAGTCGCGCAGTTGAGTACGCTATAGATGAGAAAAAAATGACCGTAAAACAAGTATGGGAATACGGTAAAGACCGCGGATTTGACTGGTATAGCCCGATAACTTCGGTCGTTGAGTATCAAAAAGATACTGATTCTATGTTTGTGTATTCGGCTACTGCAGGACTTGGAAAGATGCTACAAAAGATAGGAAAGACAGAGCCTATCATAAATGAGATAGATTACGGTACGCAAAAAGTCGGCGTAGAGATAAAATTTACAAATATGGGCTTAACCATAGGCTATAGAGCGCTTCCTATTAGTACGAAAGAAGCTTTTAGTAAATAA
- a CDS encoding GTP-binding protein (dynamin domain) (Pfam match to PF00350.19 Dynamin_N): MLKEFIKEYKRLYDTSFNPGFKGEFEKFYKLLTEPKFHPSGFLFDRLNFLNSLNYEPPIVAVVGQFSSGKSSFLNALLGSDILPTGVVPVTAKPTYIKYAPNLMLKAVFFDGRQEYHSIDELGAFVDQRVSLKDVKCLNIYAPNEILKKVSFIDTPGLNSRSDADTYETKQILKEAVALIWISLIDNAARKSELDELSLIPNSLKQNAICLLNQKDKLSSSEIQNVLTHSKTTYENYFSDILPVSAKMQKEGAKDSGFEQVFKFIDRLNENKEQFIISECSKILGSSRAQNEKFIAILGELGDIFDEFCTSCDSKLRILEKEYLDKFGLFFETIKQNAALIASEINSCLKSEKKSYFRHKNGIFNKDSYEKIQYERVMLQGDEVLSKLIYNDDKLNKVFKKFKRDLSEFQSRIIADLSAVFDELKDKVLAYKAKYESLRKSDPLHSDVLFADIRKFSSEVYALFLNEFEKSLFDKYAKLGLFFERVFIKVTQNYQNAVKLSVSFIEQKCQKASDDYESDPFAFSLYYPQLSEINERLLTNLSYYEFENDFIGNSTFISKFINELNSNFKDIKNENLKYISALKERYALNLKELETKFYI; encoded by the coding sequence GTGTTAAAAGAATTTATAAAAGAGTATAAAAGACTGTACGATACTAGTTTTAATCCCGGTTTTAAAGGGGAATTTGAAAAATTCTATAAGCTTTTAACTGAGCCTAAGTTTCATCCTAGTGGATTTTTATTTGATAGATTGAATTTTTTAAATTCGTTAAATTACGAACCGCCTATAGTCGCTGTAGTAGGGCAGTTTAGCAGTGGGAAATCTAGCTTTTTAAACGCTCTTTTAGGGAGTGATATATTGCCGACTGGAGTTGTTCCTGTTACGGCAAAACCTACATATATAAAGTATGCACCAAATCTTATGCTAAAAGCTGTTTTTTTTGATGGAAGACAAGAATATCATAGCATAGATGAGCTTGGGGCTTTTGTCGATCAAAGAGTAAGTTTAAAAGATGTTAAATGTCTTAACATATATGCTCCAAATGAGATTTTAAAAAAAGTTAGTTTCATAGATACTCCTGGACTTAACTCAAGAAGCGATGCTGATACGTATGAAACAAAACAGATTTTAAAAGAAGCAGTAGCTCTCATATGGATAAGTCTTATAGATAATGCAGCGCGAAAAAGTGAGTTAGACGAGCTAAGTCTTATACCAAATTCCCTTAAGCAAAATGCGATTTGTCTTCTAAATCAAAAAGACAAACTCAGCTCAAGTGAGATACAAAACGTGCTTACTCATTCTAAAACTACGTATGAAAATTATTTTAGTGATATACTTCCGGTGTCTGCAAAGATGCAAAAAGAGGGCGCTAAAGATAGCGGTTTTGAGCAGGTTTTTAAATTTATAGATAGATTAAATGAAAATAAAGAGCAGTTTATAATATCTGAATGCTCTAAAATACTAGGTTCAAGTAGGGCTCAAAATGAGAAATTTATCGCTATCTTAGGTGAGTTGGGAGATATTTTTGATGAGTTTTGTACAAGCTGTGATTCTAAGCTTAGAATCCTTGAAAAAGAGTATTTGGATAAATTTGGGCTATTTTTTGAAACTATTAAGCAAAATGCGGCTCTTATAGCAAGTGAGATAAATAGCTGTTTGAAAAGTGAAAAAAAGTCATATTTTAGACATAAAAATGGTATCTTCAACAAAGATAGTTATGAAAAAATACAATACGAAAGAGTTATGCTTCAAGGCGATGAGGTTCTTTCTAAGCTGATTTATAACGATGATAAACTAAATAAAGTTTTTAAAAAATTTAAGCGTGATTTAAGTGAGTTTCAAAGCAGAATCATCGCTGATCTATCCGCTGTTTTTGATGAGTTAAAAGATAAGGTTTTGGCTTACAAAGCAAAATACGAGAGCTTAAGAAAAAGCGATCCTTTGCATTCTGATGTGTTGTTTGCTGATATAAGGAAGTTTAGCAGCGAGGTTTATGCGCTATTTTTAAATGAATTTGAGAAGTCGCTTTTTGATAAGTACGCAAAGCTTGGGCTGTTTTTTGAAAGAGTTTTTATAAAAGTCACTCAAAACTATCAAAATGCAGTTAAACTAAGTGTATCTTTTATAGAGCAAAAGTGCCAAAAAGCAAGTGATGACTATGAGAGTGATCCGTTTGCTTTTAGCCTTTATTATCCTCAATTAAGTGAGATAAATGAGCGTTTGCTCACAAATCTTAGCTATTATGAGTTTGAGAACGACTTTATAGGAAATAGCACCTTTATATCTAAATTTATAAATGAATTAAATAGTAATTTTAAAGATATAAAAAATGAAAATTTAAAATATATTTCTGCTCTAAAAGAGCGTTATGCTTTAAATTTAAAAGAGTTGGAAACTAAATTTTATATTTAA
- the nosZ gene encoding nitrous oxide reductase (Pfam matches to PF00034.17 Cytochrom_C, and to PF13473.2 Cupredoxin_1): protein MSSFLKTPFALTAGICLSLSSVFGASELETIMKERNLSEKDVLAAAKTYQPSGRKDEFVVFSSGGQSGQVIVYGVPSMRIYKYIGVFTPEPWQGYGYDNESKAILKSGAIRGKEISWGDTHHPNFTEKNGEYVGDYLFINDKANPRMAVISLHDFETTQIVVNPIMKSEHGGSFVTPNTEYVIEASQYAAPLDNNYHPIEEYEAVYRGAVTFWKFDYPKGKIDEKKSFSLELPPYMQDLSDAGKGESMGWGFTNSFNSEMYTGGIEKGLPPFEAGMSRNDTDYMHVYNWQALEKLVQDPKNYTIINDHKVIPISVAVANNALFLIPEPKSPHGVDVSPDGRYIVVGGKLDTHASVYDFRKIKNLIDKKDFAGKDPFGIPILDMKKALHGQVELGLGPLHNAFEEKDGIIYTSLYVDSQIVKWDYKNLKVLDRVNVHYNIGHLDTMEGKSAKPIGKYALALDKLSIDRFNPVGPLHPQNHQLIDITGPKMELIYDMPIPLGEPHDVVSIAASKLKPAMTYKMGTNSRTGEQSVGMTLAGQERVERNGKNVTVYATMIRSHINPEHIEVNKGDNVTIYLTNLERAQDETHGFAIDLYNVHASIEPGKTASVSFVADMEGVFPYYCTEFCSALHLEMMGYLYVKDPNKKYESVKKAKLKELTKEQLEAEYKKVIATNKATDDVIQSVVTFLKEKHFEKYPKVKQLVEDALDQYGKIPEVKAKADEAYKKGDVNGAILWEYQVWQYMVKTADVGLRAKNNLTKALATPMSKVQARGEEAYLKGGCNGCHVIGQVSSGPDLTGVLLRHDNAEQWVFDFIKNPASKYEEDYVKAMINYFNLRMPNQHMTDQEIKDIIEYLKWIDENAGLN from the coding sequence ATGAGTAGTTTTTTAAAAACTCCGTTTGCGCTTACGGCTGGCATCTGTCTTAGCTTGTCGTCTGTTTTTGGCGCAAGCGAACTTGAAACTATTATGAAAGAACGCAACTTGAGCGAAAAAGACGTCTTAGCTGCTGCTAAAACGTATCAGCCAAGTGGTCGTAAAGACGAGTTCGTCGTTTTTTCATCTGGCGGACAAAGCGGACAAGTTATAGTATATGGTGTCCCATCAATGAGGATTTACAAATACATAGGCGTATTCACTCCAGAGCCTTGGCAAGGGTATGGATATGACAATGAAAGCAAAGCTATACTAAAAAGTGGAGCTATCAGAGGTAAAGAGATAAGCTGGGGAGATACTCACCACCCAAATTTCACTGAGAAAAACGGCGAATACGTTGGAGATTATCTATTTATAAATGATAAAGCCAATCCTAGAATGGCTGTTATCAGTTTGCACGACTTTGAGACGACTCAAATCGTAGTAAATCCTATAATGAAAAGTGAGCACGGCGGTAGCTTTGTTACTCCAAATACCGAGTACGTTATCGAAGCTAGCCAATACGCAGCTCCGCTTGATAACAACTATCACCCTATAGAGGAGTATGAAGCTGTTTATAGAGGTGCTGTTACATTTTGGAAATTTGATTATCCAAAAGGTAAGATAGATGAGAAGAAATCATTCTCTTTAGAGCTTCCTCCATATATGCAAGATCTAAGTGACGCAGGTAAAGGTGAGTCTATGGGTTGGGGCTTTACAAACAGCTTTAACTCAGAGATGTATACTGGCGGTATTGAAAAAGGACTTCCTCCTTTTGAAGCTGGTATGAGTAGAAATGACACTGACTATATGCACGTTTATAACTGGCAAGCATTAGAAAAACTTGTACAAGATCCAAAAAATTATACAATTATAAACGATCATAAAGTTATACCAATCAGCGTTGCAGTCGCAAACAATGCTTTATTTTTAATTCCTGAGCCAAAATCTCCACACGGTGTAGATGTAAGCCCAGATGGTAGATATATAGTAGTTGGCGGCAAGCTTGATACTCACGCTTCTGTTTATGACTTCAGAAAAATCAAAAATTTAATTGATAAAAAAGATTTTGCTGGTAAAGATCCGTTTGGTATTCCTATCCTTGATATGAAAAAAGCTCTTCACGGACAAGTTGAACTAGGTCTTGGACCACTTCACAACGCTTTTGAAGAAAAAGACGGTATCATCTATACATCATTGTATGTTGATAGCCAAATCGTAAAATGGGACTACAAGAATTTAAAAGTTCTTGATAGAGTAAATGTTCATTACAACATAGGTCACCTTGATACTATGGAAGGTAAATCAGCAAAACCTATAGGCAAATACGCCTTAGCACTTGATAAACTTTCAATCGACAGATTTAACCCAGTTGGTCCTCTTCATCCACAAAACCACCAACTTATCGATATAACAGGTCCTAAAATGGAGCTGATATATGATATGCCTATTCCACTTGGTGAGCCTCATGATGTTGTTTCTATCGCAGCTAGCAAACTAAAACCTGCGATGACGTACAAAATGGGTACAAACTCAAGAACAGGCGAGCAATCAGTCGGTATGACTCTAGCTGGTCAAGAAAGAGTTGAGAGAAATGGTAAAAACGTAACTGTATATGCTACAATGATAAGAAGCCATATCAATCCAGAGCATATAGAAGTAAATAAAGGCGATAACGTTACTATCTATCTAACAAACTTAGAGCGTGCTCAAGATGAGACTCACGGATTTGCTATAGATCTTTATAACGTACATGCTTCTATAGAGCCTGGTAAAACTGCAAGTGTTAGTTTTGTAGCAGATATGGAAGGTGTTTTCCCTTACTATTGTACTGAGTTTTGTTCAGCACTTCACCTTGAGATGATGGGTTACTTATATGTAAAAGATCCAAACAAGAAGTATGAGTCAGTTAAAAAAGCAAAACTTAAAGAGCTAACAAAAGAGCAATTAGAAGCCGAATACAAAAAAGTTATAGCAACAAATAAAGCAACTGACGATGTTATCCAAAGTGTTGTTACATTCTTAAAAGAAAAACATTTCGAGAAATATCCAAAAGTTAAACAACTTGTTGAAGATGCACTTGATCAATACGGCAAAATACCTGAAGTTAAAGCAAAAGCAGACGAAGCTTACAAAAAAGGCGACGTAAATGGTGCGATACTTTGGGAATACCAAGTATGGCAATATATGGTAAAAACAGCCGACGTTGGCTTAAGAGCTAAAAATAACCTTACAAAAGCACTTGCAACTCCTATGAGCAAAGTTCAAGCTCGCGGTGAAGAAGCGTACCTAAAAGGCGGATGTAACGGTTGTCACGTTATAGGTCAAGTAAGTTCTGGTCCAGATCTAACTGGTGTTTTACTAAGACATGATAATGCTGAGCAATGGGTATTTGATTTCATCAAAAATCCAGCTTCTAAGTATGAAGAAGATTACGTAAAAGCTATGATAAACTACTTTAATCTTAGAATGCCAAATCAACATATGACAGATCAAGAGATCAAAGATATCATCGAATACCTAAAATGGATCGATGAGAATGCGGGACTAAATTAG
- a CDS encoding GTP-binding protein (dynamin domain) (Pfam match to PF00350.19 Dynamin_N), translating into MSDFLSQIWGISKLYIKNDYKRVVSSDEAAILLCVSPKNYDRYLTIFSFKEIFKRLELDLNEYSVQLMQIGVLNAIASLEIDFDSTKNALEELAKNDIISFSDFNRIIQFLNSLNLAKKVSLDKQGSAFHKNLETLNEICLGLKKYGYKELEKRINLAYDSANNSKFYLAVTGVINAGKSSTLNALMKKQLLGASNIPETANLSIITYSKDEFAEVVFWSEDELLKMGLEPKNLTSKKVDLNELKNYTTAANEISRYVKEVILGIDLDILKDGINIVDTPGLDDAVVLREELTKAYMQESDFTLHLMNASQSATKKDMSFIVNTLKNGKSGGLIIVLTHIDKLSKNDLKEVLNYTKNSIKTELSEYGFSEELARDTQYFMVSAVKNEGIDELKNYLYESFFGSNSKKATLIIDNYKKELTHIINFITKDLKYLNSVINGDSKELGQKLALLENELEKLNSNLNEISSELDNLNKNLDYSNLNEFSTLKSISSRLKDRILSDVKYANSKKQKVDFDRTSVILESGFRDMFIDFFRDFKHKISKDIESSYEILKLKLNTKDEVINLPNIKEYLDANMPKISYEELKTQVKDSIKNSQNIETLGFTLIKLFDDFISGLNLKNELNRLSSLCTNEFISSVEKQTTQMKTALELKKSELQSFIGETMQESSAKELFKKDVEEKLLNLEEIYNRIIAC; encoded by the coding sequence GTGAGTGATTTTTTAAGTCAAATTTGGGGTATATCTAAACTCTATATAAAGAATGATTATAAAAGAGTGGTTTCTAGCGATGAAGCTGCTATTTTGCTCTGCGTTTCGCCGAAAAATTATGATAGATACTTAACTATTTTTAGTTTTAAAGAGATATTTAAAAGACTTGAGTTAGATCTTAACGAGTATAGCGTTCAGCTTATGCAAATCGGCGTTTTAAACGCTATTGCCAGTCTTGAGATAGATTTTGATAGTACAAAAAATGCTTTAGAAGAGTTGGCTAAAAACGATATCATATCTTTTAGTGATTTTAACCGTATAATTCAGTTTTTAAACTCTTTGAACTTAGCTAAAAAGGTATCTTTAGATAAGCAAGGTTCAGCGTTTCATAAGAATTTAGAAACATTAAATGAAATTTGCTTAGGTTTAAAAAAGTACGGCTACAAAGAGCTTGAAAAACGTATAAATTTGGCTTACGATAGTGCAAATAACTCCAAATTTTATCTAGCAGTTACTGGAGTTATAAATGCAGGAAAGTCAAGCACTCTTAATGCTCTTATGAAAAAACAGCTACTTGGCGCTTCAAATATCCCAGAAACAGCAAATTTAAGTATCATCACATACAGCAAAGATGAGTTTGCAGAGGTTGTATTTTGGAGTGAAGATGAACTACTTAAAATGGGACTTGAGCCAAAAAATCTCACTTCAAAAAAAGTGGATTTAAACGAGCTAAAAAACTATACTACAGCAGCAAATGAGATAAGCAGATACGTAAAAGAGGTCATTTTAGGCATTGATTTAGATATTTTAAAAGATGGGATAAATATAGTTGATACTCCGGGGCTTGATGACGCCGTCGTACTTAGAGAAGAGCTTACAAAAGCGTATATGCAAGAGAGTGATTTTACTTTACATCTTATGAATGCATCTCAAAGTGCTACAAAAAAAGATATGAGTTTTATAGTAAATACTCTTAAAAACGGTAAAAGTGGCGGACTTATCATAGTGCTAACTCACATCGATAAACTTAGTAAAAATGACTTAAAAGAGGTTCTGAACTATACAAAAAATAGTATAAAAACAGAGCTTAGCGAGTATGGATTTAGTGAGGAACTTGCTAGAGATACGCAGTATTTTATGGTCTCAGCGGTGAAAAACGAAGGCATAGATGAGCTAAAAAACTATCTTTATGAGAGTTTTTTTGGTTCAAATTCAAAAAAAGCAACTCTCATAATAGATAATTATAAAAAAGAGCTAACTCATATAATAAATTTTATAACAAAAGATCTAAAATATCTTAATAGTGTGATAAATGGTGATTCCAAAGAGTTGGGGCAAAAACTTGCTTTGCTTGAAAACGAACTTGAAAAACTAAATTCAAATTTAAACGAGATAAGTAGCGAACTTGATAATTTAAATAAAAATTTAGATTACAGTAACTTAAACGAGTTTAGTACCTTAAAAAGTATATCTTCTAGGCTAAAAGATAGGATACTAAGCGATGTGAAGTATGCAAACTCCAAAAAGCAAAAAGTTGATTTTGATAGGACGAGTGTTATATTAGAAAGTGGATTTAGAGATATGTTTATAGACTTTTTTAGGGATTTTAAACATAAAATAAGCAAAGATATAGAGTCGTCTTATGAGATTTTAAAGCTAAAATTAAACACCAAAGATGAGGTTATAAATTTACCAAATATCAAAGAGTATTTAGACGCAAATATGCCAAAAATATCTTATGAAGAACTGAAAACTCAAGTAAAAGATAGTATTAAAAACAGTCAAAATATCGAAACTCTAGGCTTTACCTTGATTAAACTTTTCGATGATTTTATATCTGGGTTAAATTTAAAAAACGAGCTAAACAGGTTATCATCTCTTTGCACAAATGAGTTTATAAGTAGCGTAGAAAAACAGACGACGCAGATGAAAACGGCTTTAGAGTTAAAAAAAAGTGAGCTGCAAAGCTTCATAGGAGAAACTATGCAAGAAAGTAGTGCTAAAGAGTTGTTTAAGAAAGATGTGGAAGAAAAGTTATTAAATTTAGAAGAAATTTATAATAGGATAATTGCGTGTTAA
- a CDS encoding putative membrane protein yields the protein MKRYQIYTILALILMTVGFTIPVIAYHGMGDKIKKEANLPSYVYPIYNLYTKIQYKNHLMPDDIKKDLRKMIENRSEIGVPSLPIWYVSLEAPNYPKEAFPDGIPVYFHVDGYSGDVHEMNTINHYIGMYPMEYGGNVERAIAPYYLLVATIFMLLYLYYDGRGNSLLLIPTIIAPVLFMSAFVGWLYWYGHNMQEWGAFKIKPFMPTALGDGKVAQFTTHSYPTIGFWVMMAMSISCILAIFSKKKYLKSKDEA from the coding sequence ATGAAAAGGTATCAAATTTATACTATACTCGCGCTTATTTTAATGACTGTTGGATTTACTATCCCAGTTATTGCATATCACGGAATGGGAGATAAGATAAAAAAAGAAGCAAATTTGCCAAGTTACGTTTATCCTATTTATAACCTATACACAAAGATACAATACAAAAATCATCTTATGCCTGATGATATAAAAAAAGATTTAAGAAAAATGATAGAAAATAGATCAGAAATAGGCGTTCCAAGCCTTCCTATCTGGTATGTTTCGCTTGAAGCTCCAAACTATCCAAAAGAGGCGTTTCCTGATGGAATTCCAGTATATTTCCACGTAGATGGATATAGTGGTGATGTTCATGAGATGAATACTATAAATCACTATATCGGAATGTATCCTATGGAGTACGGCGGAAACGTTGAGAGAGCTATAGCACCTTATTATCTGCTAGTTGCGACTATATTTATGCTTTTATATTTGTATTACGATGGCAGGGGAAACTCTCTTTTACTTATACCTACTATCATAGCTCCAGTGTTATTTATGAGTGCATTTGTAGGTTGGCTTTACTGGTATGGACACAATATGCAAGAGTGGGGCGCATTTAAGATAAAACCATTTATGCCAACAGCCTTAGGAGATGGAAAAGTAGCTCAATTTACGACTCATTCATATCCTACTATAGGTTTTTGGGTGATGATGGCTATGAGTATATCTTGTATATTAGCTATATTTTCAAAGAAAAAATATCTAAAGTCTAAGGACGAGGCGTGA
- a CDS encoding TonB-dependent receptor (Pfam match to PF00593.20 TonB_dep_Rec) translates to MKKIIPIAVICGFSLVYAQNLADPDTAWRIKPFGLPKPLTNQSILNPAIENNFDFTQRQSYYYANNAIDKNKDALHISGGFMGKSYLGAATYDIKADNADAHVGTYYHNLGDYKGGNGKYQGVGYERNAQDFSIKLRPKDNFSLNYTFIRDEIIDDLLPSNALETVRNTRYLNNLKAKIGEQDDSNTLNLGFSYGEIKRYRSNEYKQLPNTVKFDSKTVTYSFLGEYAYKLNDMQNFVGMSYKSKTEDGYRRLANGTITGWGFPGLDIDNYRVYDTFIYELNEAHALSLGLNYDWFYSDASKLNSKVSNGKSLNDEYERIYGERMSDNDYSGLSVNLRYDYKNSGYKSYLQLASLYVAPYLYNSLNVYNYMPNSSPYLYNIGAPNLKSSRHNLAQISSSYNDNVGFSFTYDSIEDLVIYDRLRSSDATLDGTIIRRNVDADYINAKGWVKFDIINNLSMKSSLTYHYGQNRSDDRALYQIRPIEFNANLDYKQNAHFGQWSVGSALRWVGAQSRGDWDKSTGLGSDLKDSAKAFATVDLYSGINIKNKFGVRFGIANIFDEDYSEFINPNHLDVITPSFAIKAPGRTVFMSFNASF, encoded by the coding sequence ATGAAAAAAATCATTCCTATAGCTGTTATTTGTGGATTTAGCTTAGTTTATGCGCAAAATTTAGCAGATCCAGACACTGCTTGGAGGATAAAGCCGTTTGGGCTTCCAAAACCGCTCACAAACCAGTCTATTTTAAATCCAGCGATAGAAAACAACTTTGATTTTACTCAGCGCCAAAGCTATTATTATGCTAATAACGCGATTGATAAAAATAAAGATGCTCTGCATATCAGTGGCGGTTTTATGGGTAAAAGTTACTTGGGAGCTGCTACTTATGACATTAAAGCAGATAATGCAGACGCACACGTTGGGACGTATTATCATAATCTTGGAGATTATAAAGGCGGAAATGGCAAATATCAAGGCGTAGGATATGAAAGAAACGCTCAAGATTTTAGTATAAAACTTAGACCAAAAGATAATTTTAGTTTAAATTACACTTTTATAAGAGATGAGATCATAGATGATTTACTTCCATCGAATGCTTTAGAAACTGTTAGAAACACAAGATATCTAAACAATCTAAAAGCAAAAATAGGCGAACAAGACGATTCAAATACTTTAAATTTAGGTTTTAGCTACGGCGAGATCAAACGCTATAGAAGCAACGAATACAAACAATTGCCAAATACGGTTAAATTTGATAGCAAAACAGTTACTTACTCGTTTTTAGGCGAATACGCTTATAAGCTTAATGATATGCAAAACTTTGTAGGTATGAGCTACAAATCCAAAACCGAAGATGGATACAGACGACTTGCAAACGGAACTATAACAGGCTGGGGATTTCCCGGGCTTGATATAGATAATTATAGAGTTTATGACACGTTTATCTATGAGCTTAACGAGGCTCACGCGCTTAGCTTGGGGTTAAATTACGACTGGTTTTACAGTGATGCGAGTAAGCTAAATTCCAAAGTATCAAATGGTAAAAGTCTAAATGATGAGTATGAGAGAATTTATGGTGAAAGAATGAGCGATAACGACTATAGCGGACTTAGTGTAAATCTAAGGTATGATTACAAAAATAGCGGATATAAGTCTTATTTGCAACTTGCAAGTTTATACGTCGCTCCGTACTTGTATAATTCGCTAAATGTTTATAACTATATGCCAAACTCATCACCTTATTTATACAATATAGGAGCGCCGAATTTAAAATCATCAAGGCACAACCTAGCTCAGATAAGTAGCAGTTATAACGATAATGTTGGCTTTAGCTTTACTTATGATAGTATAGAAGATCTTGTGATCTACGATAGGCTACGCTCGAGTGACGCAACTCTTGATGGAACGATCATCAGAAGAAATGTTGATGCTGATTATATAAATGCAAAAGGCTGGGTAAAGTTTGATATCATTAATAATCTTAGTATGAAATCAAGCCTGACTTATCACTACGGTCAAAATAGATCAGATGATAGAGCGCTTTATCAAATTCGTCCTATAGAGTTTAATGCAAATTTAGATTACAAACAAAATGCACATTTTGGGCAGTGGAGCGTTGGTTCGGCTTTAAGATGGGTAGGAGCTCAAAGCAGGGGTGATTGGGATAAGAGCACAGGACTTGGAAGTGATCTAAAAGATAGTGCAAAAGCTTTTGCGACTGTTGATTTATATAGTGGAATAAACATAAAAAATAAATTTGGTGTGAGATTTGGCATAGCAAATATTTTCGATGAAGACTACAGCGAGTTTATAAATCCAAATCATTTAGACGTTATAACTCCGAGTTTTGCTATAAAAGCGCCGGGTAGAACCGTTTTTATGAGTTTTAATGCTAGTTTTTAA